From the Terriglobia bacterium genome, the window ATAATGTGAATCCGATGCCGGAGGTGGTCAAACGCCAGAATGGTCGAGAAATACATCACATAAAAATCATCCAGGCCGAGATCATCCACTGCCAGGGTGGGGAGCCTTTCAAATTGCCGCACGAGATCATAGCCGAAATAGCCGACCCCGCCCGCCATGAACGGGGGCAGGTCCGCCATCGGCACCGACTGGTACTTGCGTGAGATCTCGCGCATTTTGTCGTACGGCCTTCCTTCTTCGGTGCTGACCTCGCCGAGTTCTTCCGTTATGAGGACCCTGCCCTTGCCGCGGATGATCAGAAACGGGTCCCAGCCGATGAAGGAATACCTCGCCAGGCGCTCGCCCCCTTCGACGCTTTCCAGAAGGAATACCCGGCTCCTCCCCTGCGCGACCCGCAAGAAGGCCGCGGCCGGTGTCAGCAGGTCGCCCAGGATGTCCTTGTGCACCGGAATCACGCTCCCCTGCCGGGCGAGTCCTTCGATCTCCGCAAGCGACGGATGAATCATCGTTCCCTTTCCGCTGTCTGCGACGCCGGAGGAGTCGGGAGGTCCCGACTCCTGCCCATACAACAAAAAAGCCGTGAACCTTTCGGCTGTTCACGGCTTCCCCTCACTCTTCCTAATGCAGCGGGCGTATCAGGAGACTGTCAGCGAACAGACCAGGGGGCATGCGGCCACCCCGCGCCAGTACCAGTAATCGTATCCCTGAAACGTCCTGATCATCGTCGTGTGCCTTATTGAAATCTTATTTCTATCACAAGCAGCCCGCTCTCGACAATGAAAAATCTCAGCGCACGGGGCGCGCAGCGTTTTCTGACCGTCTTCGCACACCCTTCCTTGAGATTTTCCAGGATGTGTCCAGAGTGCAACACGATGATGGAGCAGCCGCAGGTCAGCGGCAGGATGCTTGACCGCAAAGATTTGATATTATATCGCTTACAGCCAACGTTGGTCTGCTCCGTAGGAAGGCATGGAAGTTGCTTAAAGCATTTTTCAACCCCAAACGGGGAGCTGAAGTTGCATTAGCGTATCAGGAGCAATAACAATCCGGGACAGTTTGCTCATGTTCAAATATCAGCGGACCCTGCGCGAGCAGTTGCACTTTGAAGGCATCGGTTTGCACACCGGCTACCAGGTTCGTCTCGATCTGGTGCCTGCGCCCGAGAACACCGGCATTGTCTTCCGGCGCACCGACCTGAAGAACTTTGAGATCGAGGCGACGCGCGCCCATGTGGCAAGAGTCAGTTATGCCACGACTCTGATGAAAAAAGGCGTCATGATCTCTACCGTCGAACACCTCCTGTCGACTCTCTATGGCCTCGGCATCGACAATCTCTACATCGACCTCAATTCCATGGAAGTCCCGATCATGGACGGGAGCGGCAGGGTTTTCATGGAGGGGATCGAGAAGGCCGGCGTCCAGGAGCAGGGAGAGCTCCGCCAATACATCGTCATTCAGGAGCCGATCGAGGTGTGCCACCAGGACAAAGTAGCGGGCGTCTATCCTGATTCGATCCCGAAGGCGACTTACATCATTAACTTCGAGCACAACGCCATTGGACGCCAGCAGATCGTTCTCGAACTCACCCCGGAGTGCTACCGCTCCGAAATCGCGCCGGCGCGCACGTTCGGCTTTGCCTCCGACGTCGAATATCTGCGCCGGTGCGGGCTGATTCGCGGTGGCTCGCTGGAAAACGCGGTGCTGCTCGACGACTCCGGCATCGTGAATGACGAACTGCGCTTCCCTGATGAATTTGTCCGCCACAAGATGCTGGACCTGCTTGGCGATATCTCACTGATCGGCCGCCCCATTATAGGCCATCTCTACGCGGAGAAGGCCGGGCACGCCATCCACGCGGCGCTTGCCGACCGCATCGCGCGTTTCCGGAAAAAGTATCGCGTGTGCACCCTCCCCGACCTGGACGCGGTCGCCGAAGTCCAGAAGGCCGGTTGATAATTGGCAGATCCCGATTCAAAATGGTATCAAGCCACGGAAAGCGCGGCTCGTGCCTTTACGGCTCTGCCGCACGTGATTCCGGACCGCGGCTGGAGAGGATTCCTCATGGTGCAAACCCCGGCAATTCAGGAAAGCGAAATAAATCCCTACGAGGCGATGATGTCGCGTTTTGACGCGGCCGCCCGGAAGCTCAACCTGGATGAAGGGCTGTATCAATTCCTGCGCTATCCACGCCGCGAGATCACCGTCTATGTGCCGGTGTTCATGGATTCGGGCCGTC encodes:
- the lpxC gene encoding UDP-3-O-acyl-N-acetylglucosamine deacetylase encodes the protein MFKYQRTLREQLHFEGIGLHTGYQVRLDLVPAPENTGIVFRRTDLKNFEIEATRAHVARVSYATTLMKKGVMISTVEHLLSTLYGLGIDNLYIDLNSMEVPIMDGSGRVFMEGIEKAGVQEQGELRQYIVIQEPIEVCHQDKVAGVYPDSIPKATYIINFEHNAIGRQQIVLELTPECYRSEIAPARTFGFASDVEYLRRCGLIRGGSLENAVLLDDSGIVNDELRFPDEFVRHKMLDLLGDISLIGRPIIGHLYAEKAGHAIHAALADRIARFRKKYRVCTLPDLDAVAEVQKAG